One Lactobacillus sp. CBA3606 DNA segment encodes these proteins:
- a CDS encoding helix-turn-helix domain-containing protein yields the protein MSEMILDTVVDTTAESEFELCPKFEQTFSILGKKWNGLIIDVLLEDGPQRFKNLARRIPRCSDRVLVVRLKELEANGIVSRITHCDSALIEYRLTAKGADLKQVMQTVHGWSDKWNSTTDSCE from the coding sequence ATGTCAGAAATGATACTGGATACGGTTGTTGACACGACCGCTGAATCCGAATTTGAATTGTGTCCTAAATTTGAACAAACCTTTTCAATTTTAGGCAAAAAGTGGAATGGCCTAATTATTGACGTTTTATTAGAAGATGGGCCACAACGTTTTAAGAACTTAGCCCGGCGAATTCCACGCTGTAGTGACCGAGTTTTGGTGGTCCGTTTGAAGGAATTAGAAGCAAATGGCATCGTTAGTCGGATTACCCACTGTGATTCGGCTTTGATTGAATATCGGTTAACTGCGAAGGGCGCCGATTTAAAGCAAGTGATGCAAACGGTCCATGGTTGGTCTGATAAGTGGAACAGTACGACTGATTCTTGCGAGTAG